In a single window of the Mucilaginibacter defluvii genome:
- the atpC gene encoding ATP synthase F1 subunit epsilon, whose product MTLEILTPDKTVFEGEAASVTVPGILGAFEILNNHAPIISILQDGKLIVRGGSVQKETFIIKGGVVEAANNKVTVLAEGISH is encoded by the coding sequence ATGACTTTAGAAATTCTTACACCAGATAAAACAGTATTTGAGGGCGAAGCCGCTTCGGTTACCGTACCAGGCATACTGGGTGCTTTTGAAATACTTAATAACCACGCTCCTATTATTTCTATCCTGCAGGATGGCAAATTGATCGTGCGCGGTGGTTCGGTACAAAAAGAAACTTTTATTATTAAAGGCGGAGTTGTTGAAGCTGCCAATAATAAAGTTACCGTACTGGCTGAAGGTATTTCGCACTAA
- the ilvD gene encoding dihydroxy-acid dehydratase has protein sequence MSDTTDTLQAVELNKYSKTLTQDPTQPAAQAMLYGIGLTDEDMKKAQVGVASMGYDGNTCNMHLNDLAKVVKQGIWDEGLVGLIFNTIGVSDGMSNGTEGMRYSLVSRDVIADSIEAVCGAQYYDGLITLPGCDKNMPGSLIAMGRLNRPSIMVYGGTIKPGHWKGEDLNIVSAFEALGKKIAGQIDDVDFMGVVKNACPSAGACGGIYTANTMAAAIEAMGMSLPYSSSNPALSEEKQAECRAAGKAIKVLLEKDIKPSDIMTRKAFENAIITIMVMGGSTNAVLHLIAIAKSVGVKLTQDDFQELTNRTPLLADMKPSGKYMMEDLHKVGGVPAVMKYLLKLGWLHGECLTVTGKTLAENLADVPELDFDTQKIILPVDKAIKATGHLQILYGNIAEGGSVAKITGKEGERFEGPARVFDGEFELIDGIMTGRVKPGDVVVIRNVGPKGAPGMPEMLKPTSAIFGAGLGSSVALITDGRFSGGTHGFVVGHITPEAFEGGLIALVKDDDRIEIDAINNTINVKLSDEEIAARRAQWQQPPLKVTKGLLYKYAKTVSTAAEGCVTDE, from the coding sequence ATGAGCGATACTACAGATACTTTACAGGCTGTTGAATTAAACAAATACAGCAAAACCCTAACGCAGGACCCTACCCAACCGGCGGCACAAGCCATGCTTTACGGCATTGGCCTTACCGACGAAGATATGAAGAAGGCGCAGGTGGGCGTAGCCAGTATGGGTTATGATGGCAATACCTGTAACATGCATCTGAACGATCTGGCTAAGGTGGTTAAACAAGGTATATGGGACGAAGGTCTGGTAGGTTTAATATTTAACACTATAGGCGTAAGCGATGGCATGAGCAACGGTACCGAAGGTATGCGTTACTCGCTGGTTAGCCGTGATGTTATTGCCGACTCCATCGAGGCTGTTTGCGGCGCGCAGTATTATGATGGCCTGATTACCCTGCCGGGTTGCGACAAAAATATGCCGGGCTCACTGATCGCCATGGGTCGGCTTAACCGCCCGTCGATCATGGTATACGGTGGCACCATTAAACCCGGCCACTGGAAGGGTGAGGATTTGAACATCGTATCGGCATTTGAGGCTTTAGGTAAAAAGATAGCCGGCCAGATTGACGATGTTGATTTTATGGGTGTAGTTAAAAATGCCTGCCCGAGCGCGGGTGCCTGCGGCGGTATCTACACGGCAAACACCATGGCCGCGGCTATTGAGGCTATGGGCATGAGCTTACCTTACTCATCATCAAATCCTGCATTAAGCGAAGAAAAACAAGCGGAATGCCGCGCGGCCGGTAAGGCCATTAAGGTATTGCTTGAAAAAGATATTAAGCCAAGCGACATCATGACGCGTAAGGCTTTCGAGAACGCCATCATCACCATTATGGTAATGGGCGGCTCAACCAACGCTGTGTTACACCTTATCGCGATAGCGAAAAGCGTTGGCGTAAAATTAACTCAGGACGATTTCCAGGAACTGACCAACCGTACTCCCCTGCTGGCCGATATGAAGCCAAGCGGCAAGTACATGATGGAAGACCTGCACAAGGTAGGTGGTGTACCTGCGGTAATGAAATACCTGTTGAAGTTAGGCTGGCTACACGGTGAATGTTTAACCGTAACCGGTAAAACCCTAGCCGAAAACCTTGCTGATGTACCTGAGCTGGATTTTGATACGCAAAAGATCATTCTGCCGGTAGATAAAGCCATTAAGGCAACAGGCCACCTGCAAATTTTGTACGGTAATATTGCCGAGGGCGGCAGCGTTGCCAAAATAACCGGTAAAGAGGGCGAGCGCTTTGAAGGCCCCGCCCGTGTGTTCGATGGTGAATTTGAATTGATTGACGGTATTATGACGGGGCGAGTCAAACCGGGTGATGTGGTGGTAATCCGCAACGTGGGCCCGAAGGGTGCGCCCGGTATGCCTGAAATGCTAAAGCCAACATCGGCCATATTTGGCGCGGGTTTGGGCAGCTCAGTAGCTTTGATAACCGACGGGCGCTTTTCGGGCGGTACACACGGATTCGTAGTTGGCCACATCACCCCCGAAGCATTTGAGGGGGGCCTGATAGCACTGGTTAAAGATGATGACCGTATAGAGATCGATGCCATCAACAATACCATCAACGTAAAACTAAGCGACGAGGAAATAGCCGCCCGCAGGGCACAATGGCAGCAACCGCCGCT